TTTTTCCTCTATTGTCTTTCTGCCTTCCGCGCCCATTGCCCTTCCAAGTTCCGGGTGTTTCAATACCTTTTCGATAGCATCCGCTATGGCCTCCGGGTCCTGAGGAGGCACCAGTATCCCGTTTATTCCGTCATCCACCAATTCTTCAATTCCGCAGATATTTGATGTTATGACCGGCAGCCTCATGGCCATCGCCTCTTTCAGGACATTAGCCAGAATGTCTCTTTTCCCGTCAGGAGCAATTATGCATGGCAGTACAAACACTGTGGAACGATTCAGATGTTCTTTAATTTCACCGGCTGGCAGAAAATCAATAAATTTAATGCCGGGAATTTTCAGTTCATCAACAAGTTTTTTGTATTTATCTTTTTCAGGCCCCTCACCGATCACGGTGCATTCATAGCTGATCTTACGCTTGTTTAATATATGGCAGGCTTCAATAAGATAGATTATCCCCTTTTCATCAGTCAGCCTTCCTGCCGTGATTATCGAATTGGGCGATCTCTCAATATCTTCCGGTTTGAAGAATCCGGGGTTTATCGCGCTATGAATGATTTCAACACTTTCATCCATGGCTGTTATGCTTTTTAAATGCCTCCGGTTGTAGTCGGCAATAGTAATTATTTTTGAGGCCTTCATGATCGCGTCAATTCTTTTTTCCGCTTCATAAGAATTATCGGCATGGTAGATATCATGGGCCCTGAAGCATAATGTAAAAGGAACGCCGAGTGTCTTTGACAGTAAATAGACCTTGTCTATCATCCGGGGCGTTGAAAACGGTGAGTGAATGACGTCAATTCCCGAATCAAAAAAAACCCGCACATCAAGATAGTCCGCGACCCCGTACTTTGGGTCAGGATAATTCCTCAGCACGCAAATGAAGGCCTTGACGGTGCGCAGCGGACCTGTGAAAAAGTCGCTTATCAGCGTCTGAACAAAACAAAGATATTTCTGTTTTCTGCTTTCAAATCTGTGAAATCTGTG
This region of Nitrospirota bacterium genomic DNA includes:
- a CDS encoding glycosyltransferase family 4 protein is translated as MKILYICDKLITFILNEIIELKKQGHDVLILSEGSRRIHDVITEPILLKNGLDRTYHRFHRFESRKQKYLCFVQTLISDFFTGPLRTVKAFICVLRNYPDPKYGVADYLDVRVFFDSGIDVIHSPFSTPRMIDKVYLLSKTLGVPFTLCFRAHDIYHADNSYEAEKRIDAIMKASKIITIADYNRRHLKSITAMDESVEIIHSAINPGFFKPEDIERSPNSIITAGRLTDEKGIIYLIEACHILNKRKISYECTVIGEGPEKDKYKKLVDELKIPGIKFIDFLPAGEIKEHLNRSTVFVLPCIIAPDGKRDILANVLKEAMAMRLPVITSNICGIEELVDDGINGILVPPQDPEAIADAIEKVLKHPELGRAMGAEGRKTIEEKFNIKIEALKLENNFSNAVNHTCS